The proteins below come from a single Ictalurus furcatus strain D&B chromosome 15, Billie_1.0, whole genome shotgun sequence genomic window:
- the fam217ba gene encoding uncharacterized protein fam217ba isoform X2 produces the protein MGPILQERTTSTILKRVPVKEKIRVKNSENTEIVTSNNKTGGKVNQNQKPQKKTSLVHKNVISGQDKEPLPRAETGQHRNQTKHVKSPNAGMYKMLHTQFEADIRHPRSKPSLSEWEEKRQKVQHQSPCCTEVEQSYAAREKSRRALSLPLAPHQFRLPANVRDLESLRLLEHKEDDTDSASDLSDSERLPVLPSPCTPPQLNLRAEIVDSVDLHPDIPGPRTVQTERDSYNYSDFLPPPFNTWSLRQLAVFLNTEGKRAPRPKPVGQLEMFLERLLQLEWHQVQTIQNESSQPTAANVRIRCRAPNGPQIASLSRPHTAPPTRLSSPKSMRQSQRPFPFTLLSSLGSPSSCQLSRCLYCHARYPLCNGSCSPYTYQRHSRLSPLLERKTSPSITHKRSSSESRASALENKAMGRPYYPVSPKSHQKQMEADGSLQKVSQELSMKSKRQPSAWKGHNGRAAEAESHKDPPVGTRSALDKRVGAANKRDSLLSGKREQKEGRQTEIGGSGAVAGVKRVVSENNSIKGSRADRKLKKCPLVQVKQLQ, from the exons ATGGGACCCATTTTACAAGAAAGGACAACATCGACGATACTGAAGAGGGTGCCAGTTAAAGAGAAGATTAGAGTTAAGAATTCAGAAAATACTGAGATCGTTACCAG cAACAATAAAACAGGTGGCAAAGTCAATCAGAACCAGAaacctcagaaaaaaacaagcttGGTGCATAAGAATGTCATTTCAGGACAGGACAAGGAGCCCTTGCCCAGAGCTGAAACT GGCCAACACAGGAACCAAACAAAGCACGTCAAGAGTCCTAACGCTGGCATGTACAAGATGCTACA CACACAGTTTGAAGCTGACATAAGGCATCCAAGGTCCAAGCCATCACTATCAGAATGGGAAGAGAAGAGGCAGAAGGTGCAGCACCAGTCCCCATGCTGCACTGAGGTTGAGCAGAGCTATGCAGCCCGAGAAAAGAGCCGGCGTGCTTTATCACTTCCGCTGGCCCCTCATCAGTTCCGCTTGCCTGCAAATGTCCGAGACCTTGAGTCCCTGCGCCTCCTGGAACACAAAGAGGATGACACAGACAGTGCCAGTGACCTGTCTGATTCAGAGAGGCTCCCTGTGCTGCCTTCTCCCTGCACCCCTCCTCAGCTCAATCTCAGAGCGGAAATCGTTGACTCAGTGGACCTGCATCCAGATATCCCAGGCCCCAGGACAGTACAAACAGAAAGGGATAGCTACAATTATTCTGATTTCCTACCTCCACCTTTCAACACCTGGAGCCTGAGGCAACTTGCCGTCTTCTTGAACACGGAGGGGAAACGTGCACCACGTCCCAAACCGGTTGGCCAGCTTGAGATGTTCCTGGAACGTCTGCTGCAGCTAGAGTGGCACCAGGTCCAGACCATTCAGAATGAGAGCAGCCAACCCACGGCAGCCAATGTACGTATTAGATGTCGTGCCCCTAATGGTCCACAAATAGCCAGCCTTTCTCGACCTCACACAGCACCTCCTACTCGCCTCAGCTCCCCCAAAAGCATGCGCCAGAGTCAGCGCCCCTTTCCTTTTACTCTCCTATCATCCCTGGGCAGCCCATCATCATGCCAGCTATCTCGCTGCCTCTACTGCCATGCACGCTACCCATTGTGCAATGGGAGCTGTTCTCCATATACCTACCAGCGCCATTCCCGCCTCAGCCCACTGCTGGAGCGCAAAACTTCACCCAGCATCACGCACAAAAGAAGCAGTAGTGAAAGTAGGGCTTCAGCCTTGGAGAACAAAGCCATGGGTAGACCTTATTATCCTGTAAGCCCAAAAAGCCACCAAAAACAAATGGAGGCTGATGGAAGTCTGCAAAAGGTTTCTCAGGAGCTGAGTATGAAGAGCAAAAGACAGCCTTCAGCCTGGAAAGGGCACAATGGGAGAGCTGCTGAAGCAGAGAGTCACAAAGATCCACCTGTGGGAACGAGAAGTGCACTTGATAAGCGCGTCGGTGCTGCTAATAAACGAGACTCCCTTCTTTCAGGGaagagagaacaaaaagaagGGCGGCAGACAGAGATTGGGGgcagtggtgcagtggctggGGTTAAAAGAGTTGTCAGTGAAAATAATAGCATTAAAGGGAGCAGGGCAGATAGAAAGCTAAAAAAATGCCCACTTGTTCAAGTAAAACAATTACAATAA
- the ttll9 gene encoding probable tubulin polyglutamylase TTLL9 isoform X4, which yields MSKNKAVGYKGAYGYQKRRDGEGRSCVRFRCSLTNTILDVLHQRPGWVEVKDSFLSQLYRDGEWDFNWCDVGWLRENFDHTYMEEHVRICHFRNHYELTRKNLLVKNLKRYRKTLDREAGRQEAAKCDFFPRTFELPSEYHLFVEEFKRSPGNIWIMKPVARSQGKGIFLFRKLKDIMEWKKGCKWQMQQLRRYLTAKHGRETVEALFNDIYNIFIRSLQSVQKVIINDKHCFELYGYDILLDQDLKPWLLEVNASPSLTASSQEDYELKYRLLEDTLHVVDMEGCLTGREKQVGGFDLMWNDGPVYREDVSLEALGSTYQIANTHLGCVNDRKKQLQQLLKPHPGQKRI from the exons ATGTCGAAAAACAAG GCAGTGGGGTACAAGGGTGCTTACGGTTaccagaagagaagagatgg GGAAGGGAGGAGTTGTGTGCGCTTCAGATGTAGCCTGACCAACACAATCCTGGATGTTCTTCACCAGAGACCAGGCTGGGTCGAGGTCAAGGA TTCATTTTTGTCTCAACTGTATAGGGATGGAGAATGGGACTTCAACTGGTGTGATGTGGGGTGGCTCAGAGAGAATTTTGACCACACTTACATGGAGGAGCATGTTAGAATTTGTCACTTCCGAAACCACTATGAG TTGACACGCAAAAACCTTTTGGTCAAGAACTTAAAGCGCTATAGAAAAACACTTGATCGTGAAGCTGGCCGCCAGGAGGCAGCTAAATGTGACTTCTTTCCACGGACCTTTGAACTCCCTAGTGAGTACCATCTCTTTGTTGAGGAGTTTAAGAGAAGTCCAGGCAACATCTGGATTATGAAGCCG GTGGCCCGCTCACAGGGGAAGGGAATTTTTCTTTTTCGGAAACTGAAGGATATCATGGAATGGAAAAAG GGTTGCAAATGGCAGATGCAACAGTTGCGACGTTACTTGACTGCAAAGCATGGTAGAGAGACAGTGGAGGCTCTTTTTAACGACATTTACAACATCTTTATCCGCAGCTTACAGAGTGTGCAGAAGGTCATCATTAATGACAAGCACTGTTTTGAGTTGTATGGATATGACATTCTGCTGGACCAGGATCTTAAGCC GTGGCTGCTTGAGGTGAAtgcttctccctctctcactgccAGCAGTCAAGAGGATTATGAGCTGAAGTATAGACTGCTGGAGGACACTTTGCATGTTGTGGACATGGAAGGCTG TCTTACTGGCAGAGAAAAGCAGGTTGGTGGATTTGACCTCATGTGGAATGATGGCCCAGTCTACAGGGAAGATGTGAGCTTGGAGGCTCTGGGAAGCACCTACCAAATAGCCAACACACATCTTG GCTGTGTGAATGATCGGAAGAAACAGCTGCAACAGCTCTTGAAGCCACATCCAGGACAGAAgagaatatga
- the fam217ba gene encoding uncharacterized protein fam217ba isoform X1, with product MGPILQERTTSTILKRVPVKEKIRVKNSENTEIVTSNNKTGGKVNQNQKPQKKTSLVHKNVISGQDKEPLPRAETKGQHRNQTKHVKSPNAGMYKMLHTQFEADIRHPRSKPSLSEWEEKRQKVQHQSPCCTEVEQSYAAREKSRRALSLPLAPHQFRLPANVRDLESLRLLEHKEDDTDSASDLSDSERLPVLPSPCTPPQLNLRAEIVDSVDLHPDIPGPRTVQTERDSYNYSDFLPPPFNTWSLRQLAVFLNTEGKRAPRPKPVGQLEMFLERLLQLEWHQVQTIQNESSQPTAANVRIRCRAPNGPQIASLSRPHTAPPTRLSSPKSMRQSQRPFPFTLLSSLGSPSSCQLSRCLYCHARYPLCNGSCSPYTYQRHSRLSPLLERKTSPSITHKRSSSESRASALENKAMGRPYYPVSPKSHQKQMEADGSLQKVSQELSMKSKRQPSAWKGHNGRAAEAESHKDPPVGTRSALDKRVGAANKRDSLLSGKREQKEGRQTEIGGSGAVAGVKRVVSENNSIKGSRADRKLKKCPLVQVKQLQ from the exons ATGGGACCCATTTTACAAGAAAGGACAACATCGACGATACTGAAGAGGGTGCCAGTTAAAGAGAAGATTAGAGTTAAGAATTCAGAAAATACTGAGATCGTTACCAG cAACAATAAAACAGGTGGCAAAGTCAATCAGAACCAGAaacctcagaaaaaaacaagcttGGTGCATAAGAATGTCATTTCAGGACAGGACAAGGAGCCCTTGCCCAGAGCTGAAACT AAGGGCCAACACAGGAACCAAACAAAGCACGTCAAGAGTCCTAACGCTGGCATGTACAAGATGCTACA CACACAGTTTGAAGCTGACATAAGGCATCCAAGGTCCAAGCCATCACTATCAGAATGGGAAGAGAAGAGGCAGAAGGTGCAGCACCAGTCCCCATGCTGCACTGAGGTTGAGCAGAGCTATGCAGCCCGAGAAAAGAGCCGGCGTGCTTTATCACTTCCGCTGGCCCCTCATCAGTTCCGCTTGCCTGCAAATGTCCGAGACCTTGAGTCCCTGCGCCTCCTGGAACACAAAGAGGATGACACAGACAGTGCCAGTGACCTGTCTGATTCAGAGAGGCTCCCTGTGCTGCCTTCTCCCTGCACCCCTCCTCAGCTCAATCTCAGAGCGGAAATCGTTGACTCAGTGGACCTGCATCCAGATATCCCAGGCCCCAGGACAGTACAAACAGAAAGGGATAGCTACAATTATTCTGATTTCCTACCTCCACCTTTCAACACCTGGAGCCTGAGGCAACTTGCCGTCTTCTTGAACACGGAGGGGAAACGTGCACCACGTCCCAAACCGGTTGGCCAGCTTGAGATGTTCCTGGAACGTCTGCTGCAGCTAGAGTGGCACCAGGTCCAGACCATTCAGAATGAGAGCAGCCAACCCACGGCAGCCAATGTACGTATTAGATGTCGTGCCCCTAATGGTCCACAAATAGCCAGCCTTTCTCGACCTCACACAGCACCTCCTACTCGCCTCAGCTCCCCCAAAAGCATGCGCCAGAGTCAGCGCCCCTTTCCTTTTACTCTCCTATCATCCCTGGGCAGCCCATCATCATGCCAGCTATCTCGCTGCCTCTACTGCCATGCACGCTACCCATTGTGCAATGGGAGCTGTTCTCCATATACCTACCAGCGCCATTCCCGCCTCAGCCCACTGCTGGAGCGCAAAACTTCACCCAGCATCACGCACAAAAGAAGCAGTAGTGAAAGTAGGGCTTCAGCCTTGGAGAACAAAGCCATGGGTAGACCTTATTATCCTGTAAGCCCAAAAAGCCACCAAAAACAAATGGAGGCTGATGGAAGTCTGCAAAAGGTTTCTCAGGAGCTGAGTATGAAGAGCAAAAGACAGCCTTCAGCCTGGAAAGGGCACAATGGGAGAGCTGCTGAAGCAGAGAGTCACAAAGATCCACCTGTGGGAACGAGAAGTGCACTTGATAAGCGCGTCGGTGCTGCTAATAAACGAGACTCCCTTCTTTCAGGGaagagagaacaaaaagaagGGCGGCAGACAGAGATTGGGGgcagtggtgcagtggctggGGTTAAAAGAGTTGTCAGTGAAAATAATAGCATTAAAGGGAGCAGGGCAGATAGAAAGCTAAAAAAATGCCCACTTGTTCAAGTAAAACAATTACAATAA
- the ttll9 gene encoding probable tubulin polyglutamylase TTLL9 isoform X1, whose product MSKNKAVGYKGAYGYQKRRDGEGRSCVRFRCSLTNTILDVLHQRPGWVEVKDSFLSQLYRDGEWDFNWCDVGWLRENFDHTYMEEHVRICHFRNHYELTRKNLLVKNLKRYRKTLDREAGRQEAAKCDFFPRTFELPSEYHLFVEEFKRSPGNIWIMKPVARSQGKGIFLFRKLKDIMEWKKDGIRFEEQKEEAQVESHVAQRYIENPYLINGRKFDLRVYVLVTSYLPLKAWLYRDGFARFSNTRFSLSSIDDQYVHLTNVAVQKTAPDYDPEKGCKWQMQQLRRYLTAKHGRETVEALFNDIYNIFIRSLQSVQKVIINDKHCFELYGYDILLDQDLKPWLLEVNASPSLTASSQEDYELKYRLLEDTLHVVDMEGCLTGREKQVGGFDLMWNDGPVYREDVSLEALGSTYQIANTHLGCVNDRKKQLQQLLKPHPGQKRI is encoded by the exons ATGTCGAAAAACAAG GCAGTGGGGTACAAGGGTGCTTACGGTTaccagaagagaagagatgg GGAAGGGAGGAGTTGTGTGCGCTTCAGATGTAGCCTGACCAACACAATCCTGGATGTTCTTCACCAGAGACCAGGCTGGGTCGAGGTCAAGGA TTCATTTTTGTCTCAACTGTATAGGGATGGAGAATGGGACTTCAACTGGTGTGATGTGGGGTGGCTCAGAGAGAATTTTGACCACACTTACATGGAGGAGCATGTTAGAATTTGTCACTTCCGAAACCACTATGAG TTGACACGCAAAAACCTTTTGGTCAAGAACTTAAAGCGCTATAGAAAAACACTTGATCGTGAAGCTGGCCGCCAGGAGGCAGCTAAATGTGACTTCTTTCCACGGACCTTTGAACTCCCTAGTGAGTACCATCTCTTTGTTGAGGAGTTTAAGAGAAGTCCAGGCAACATCTGGATTATGAAGCCG GTGGCCCGCTCACAGGGGAAGGGAATTTTTCTTTTTCGGAAACTGAAGGATATCATGGAATGGAAAAAG GATGGAATCCGCTTTGaggaacaaaaagaagaagctcAGGTTGAGAGCCATGTTGCCCAACGTTATATTGAGAACCCTTATCTCATAAATG GCAGAAAATTTGACCTCAGAGTCTACGTTCTTGTAACTTCA TATCTCCCACTCAAGGCTTGGCTGTATAGAGATGGTTTTGCCAGATTCTCCAACACCAGATTCTCCCTTAGCAGTATTGATGATCAGT ATGTCCATCTCACTAATGTGGCAGTACAGAAAACAGCCCCGGACTATGATCCTGAGAAG GGTTGCAAATGGCAGATGCAACAGTTGCGACGTTACTTGACTGCAAAGCATGGTAGAGAGACAGTGGAGGCTCTTTTTAACGACATTTACAACATCTTTATCCGCAGCTTACAGAGTGTGCAGAAGGTCATCATTAATGACAAGCACTGTTTTGAGTTGTATGGATATGACATTCTGCTGGACCAGGATCTTAAGCC GTGGCTGCTTGAGGTGAAtgcttctccctctctcactgccAGCAGTCAAGAGGATTATGAGCTGAAGTATAGACTGCTGGAGGACACTTTGCATGTTGTGGACATGGAAGGCTG TCTTACTGGCAGAGAAAAGCAGGTTGGTGGATTTGACCTCATGTGGAATGATGGCCCAGTCTACAGGGAAGATGTGAGCTTGGAGGCTCTGGGAAGCACCTACCAAATAGCCAACACACATCTTG GCTGTGTGAATGATCGGAAGAAACAGCTGCAACAGCTCTTGAAGCCACATCCAGGACAGAAgagaatatga
- the ttll9 gene encoding probable tubulin polyglutamylase TTLL9 isoform X2 yields MQAVGYKGAYGYQKRRDGEGRSCVRFRCSLTNTILDVLHQRPGWVEVKDSFLSQLYRDGEWDFNWCDVGWLRENFDHTYMEEHVRICHFRNHYELTRKNLLVKNLKRYRKTLDREAGRQEAAKCDFFPRTFELPSEYHLFVEEFKRSPGNIWIMKPVARSQGKGIFLFRKLKDIMEWKKDGIRFEEQKEEAQVESHVAQRYIENPYLINGRKFDLRVYVLVTSYLPLKAWLYRDGFARFSNTRFSLSSIDDQYVHLTNVAVQKTAPDYDPEKGCKWQMQQLRRYLTAKHGRETVEALFNDIYNIFIRSLQSVQKVIINDKHCFELYGYDILLDQDLKPWLLEVNASPSLTASSQEDYELKYRLLEDTLHVVDMEGCLTGREKQVGGFDLMWNDGPVYREDVSLEALGSTYQIANTHLGCVNDRKKQLQQLLKPHPGQKRI; encoded by the exons ATGCAG GCAGTGGGGTACAAGGGTGCTTACGGTTaccagaagagaagagatgg GGAAGGGAGGAGTTGTGTGCGCTTCAGATGTAGCCTGACCAACACAATCCTGGATGTTCTTCACCAGAGACCAGGCTGGGTCGAGGTCAAGGA TTCATTTTTGTCTCAACTGTATAGGGATGGAGAATGGGACTTCAACTGGTGTGATGTGGGGTGGCTCAGAGAGAATTTTGACCACACTTACATGGAGGAGCATGTTAGAATTTGTCACTTCCGAAACCACTATGAG TTGACACGCAAAAACCTTTTGGTCAAGAACTTAAAGCGCTATAGAAAAACACTTGATCGTGAAGCTGGCCGCCAGGAGGCAGCTAAATGTGACTTCTTTCCACGGACCTTTGAACTCCCTAGTGAGTACCATCTCTTTGTTGAGGAGTTTAAGAGAAGTCCAGGCAACATCTGGATTATGAAGCCG GTGGCCCGCTCACAGGGGAAGGGAATTTTTCTTTTTCGGAAACTGAAGGATATCATGGAATGGAAAAAG GATGGAATCCGCTTTGaggaacaaaaagaagaagctcAGGTTGAGAGCCATGTTGCCCAACGTTATATTGAGAACCCTTATCTCATAAATG GCAGAAAATTTGACCTCAGAGTCTACGTTCTTGTAACTTCA TATCTCCCACTCAAGGCTTGGCTGTATAGAGATGGTTTTGCCAGATTCTCCAACACCAGATTCTCCCTTAGCAGTATTGATGATCAGT ATGTCCATCTCACTAATGTGGCAGTACAGAAAACAGCCCCGGACTATGATCCTGAGAAG GGTTGCAAATGGCAGATGCAACAGTTGCGACGTTACTTGACTGCAAAGCATGGTAGAGAGACAGTGGAGGCTCTTTTTAACGACATTTACAACATCTTTATCCGCAGCTTACAGAGTGTGCAGAAGGTCATCATTAATGACAAGCACTGTTTTGAGTTGTATGGATATGACATTCTGCTGGACCAGGATCTTAAGCC GTGGCTGCTTGAGGTGAAtgcttctccctctctcactgccAGCAGTCAAGAGGATTATGAGCTGAAGTATAGACTGCTGGAGGACACTTTGCATGTTGTGGACATGGAAGGCTG TCTTACTGGCAGAGAAAAGCAGGTTGGTGGATTTGACCTCATGTGGAATGATGGCCCAGTCTACAGGGAAGATGTGAGCTTGGAGGCTCTGGGAAGCACCTACCAAATAGCCAACACACATCTTG GCTGTGTGAATGATCGGAAGAAACAGCTGCAACAGCTCTTGAAGCCACATCCAGGACAGAAgagaatatga
- the ttll9 gene encoding probable tubulin polyglutamylase TTLL9 isoform X3: MSKNKAVGYKGAYGYQKRRDGEGRSCVRFRCSLTNTILDVLHQRPGWVEVKEDGEWDFNWCDVGWLRENFDHTYMEEHVRICHFRNHYELTRKNLLVKNLKRYRKTLDREAGRQEAAKCDFFPRTFELPSEYHLFVEEFKRSPGNIWIMKPVARSQGKGIFLFRKLKDIMEWKKDGIRFEEQKEEAQVESHVAQRYIENPYLINGRKFDLRVYVLVTSYLPLKAWLYRDGFARFSNTRFSLSSIDDQYVHLTNVAVQKTAPDYDPEKGCKWQMQQLRRYLTAKHGRETVEALFNDIYNIFIRSLQSVQKVIINDKHCFELYGYDILLDQDLKPWLLEVNASPSLTASSQEDYELKYRLLEDTLHVVDMEGCLTGREKQVGGFDLMWNDGPVYREDVSLEALGSTYQIANTHLGCVNDRKKQLQQLLKPHPGQKRI, from the exons ATGTCGAAAAACAAG GCAGTGGGGTACAAGGGTGCTTACGGTTaccagaagagaagagatgg GGAAGGGAGGAGTTGTGTGCGCTTCAGATGTAGCCTGACCAACACAATCCTGGATGTTCTTCACCAGAGACCAGGCTGGGTCGAGGTCAAGGA GGATGGAGAATGGGACTTCAACTGGTGTGATGTGGGGTGGCTCAGAGAGAATTTTGACCACACTTACATGGAGGAGCATGTTAGAATTTGTCACTTCCGAAACCACTATGAG TTGACACGCAAAAACCTTTTGGTCAAGAACTTAAAGCGCTATAGAAAAACACTTGATCGTGAAGCTGGCCGCCAGGAGGCAGCTAAATGTGACTTCTTTCCACGGACCTTTGAACTCCCTAGTGAGTACCATCTCTTTGTTGAGGAGTTTAAGAGAAGTCCAGGCAACATCTGGATTATGAAGCCG GTGGCCCGCTCACAGGGGAAGGGAATTTTTCTTTTTCGGAAACTGAAGGATATCATGGAATGGAAAAAG GATGGAATCCGCTTTGaggaacaaaaagaagaagctcAGGTTGAGAGCCATGTTGCCCAACGTTATATTGAGAACCCTTATCTCATAAATG GCAGAAAATTTGACCTCAGAGTCTACGTTCTTGTAACTTCA TATCTCCCACTCAAGGCTTGGCTGTATAGAGATGGTTTTGCCAGATTCTCCAACACCAGATTCTCCCTTAGCAGTATTGATGATCAGT ATGTCCATCTCACTAATGTGGCAGTACAGAAAACAGCCCCGGACTATGATCCTGAGAAG GGTTGCAAATGGCAGATGCAACAGTTGCGACGTTACTTGACTGCAAAGCATGGTAGAGAGACAGTGGAGGCTCTTTTTAACGACATTTACAACATCTTTATCCGCAGCTTACAGAGTGTGCAGAAGGTCATCATTAATGACAAGCACTGTTTTGAGTTGTATGGATATGACATTCTGCTGGACCAGGATCTTAAGCC GTGGCTGCTTGAGGTGAAtgcttctccctctctcactgccAGCAGTCAAGAGGATTATGAGCTGAAGTATAGACTGCTGGAGGACACTTTGCATGTTGTGGACATGGAAGGCTG TCTTACTGGCAGAGAAAAGCAGGTTGGTGGATTTGACCTCATGTGGAATGATGGCCCAGTCTACAGGGAAGATGTGAGCTTGGAGGCTCTGGGAAGCACCTACCAAATAGCCAACACACATCTTG GCTGTGTGAATGATCGGAAGAAACAGCTGCAACAGCTCTTGAAGCCACATCCAGGACAGAAgagaatatga